The following are encoded in a window of Sphaerisporangium siamense genomic DNA:
- a CDS encoding MogA/MoaB family molybdenum cofactor biosynthesis protein, which yields MDPAVRALVVTASTRAAAGVYPDKSGQLLVQLLAEAGCERVDGPRVVPDGDPVEAALREGVRAGYDVIVTTGGTGLTPTDLTPEMTRRVIDREIPGIAEAVRQANRDKVPASVLSRGLAGQAGTTLVVNLPGSSGGVRDGMAVLAPVLRHAVDQIRGGDHPNP from the coding sequence CTGGACCCGGCCGTGAGGGCGCTGGTCGTCACGGCCTCCACCCGGGCAGCCGCAGGCGTTTATCCCGATAAATCGGGACAACTGCTGGTGCAGCTTCTCGCCGAGGCCGGCTGCGAGCGGGTGGACGGCCCCCGCGTCGTCCCCGACGGCGACCCGGTCGAGGCCGCGCTGCGCGAAGGCGTCCGCGCCGGATACGACGTGATCGTCACCACCGGTGGCACCGGCCTCACCCCCACCGACCTCACGCCCGAGATGACCCGCCGCGTCATCGACCGCGAGATCCCCGGCATCGCCGAGGCCGTGCGCCAGGCCAACCGCGACAAGGTCCCCGCGTCCGTCCTCTCCCGCGGCCTCGCGGGCCAGGCGGGGACGACCCTCGTCGTCAACCTGCCCGGGTCCTCCGGGGGCGTGCGGGACGGCATGGCCGTCCTCGCCCCCGTCCTGCGGCACGCGGTCGACCAGATCAGAGGCGGAGACCATCCCAATCCCTGA
- a CDS encoding GNAT family N-acetyltransferase, producing MDRLRGWPATLKEGPVGLRPLRLRDVGVWRETRLRNADWLRPWEPSNPETPLFRTGLGPYISMVGTLRREARQGLALPWVVTWRGAFAGQLTVGAIVWGSARSAQVGYWISGSLAGRGIIPTALAMAVDHCFFRVGLHRLEANIRPENHASRRVVEKLGFREEGIRRRQLHIDGAWRDHICYALTLEDVPRGLLSQWRQTWEKTARD from the coding sequence GTGGATCGACTTCGCGGCTGGCCGGCCACCCTCAAAGAGGGGCCGGTAGGACTCCGGCCGCTGCGGCTGCGCGACGTGGGCGTCTGGCGCGAGACGCGGCTGCGCAACGCCGACTGGCTCCGCCCCTGGGAGCCGAGCAACCCTGAGACCCCGCTGTTCCGCACCGGCCTCGGCCCCTACATCTCGATGGTCGGCACCCTGCGCCGCGAGGCACGGCAAGGGCTCGCGCTGCCCTGGGTCGTCACCTGGCGCGGGGCCTTCGCCGGCCAGCTCACCGTCGGCGCGATCGTCTGGGGCTCGGCGCGCTCCGCCCAGGTCGGTTACTGGATCAGCGGCTCCCTCGCCGGGCGCGGCATCATCCCCACGGCGCTCGCCATGGCCGTCGACCACTGCTTCTTCCGGGTCGGCCTGCACCGCCTGGAGGCCAACATCCGCCCCGAGAACCACGCCAGCCGCAGGGTCGTCGAGAAACTCGGCTTCCGCGAGGAGGGCATCCGCCGCCGCCAGCTCCACATCGACGGCGCCTGGCGCGACCACATCTGCTACGCCCTCACCCTTGAGGACGTCCCGCGTGGACTGCTGTCGCAGTGGAGGCAGACCTGGGAGAAGACGGCCCGCGACTGA